One genomic window of Halolamina sediminis includes the following:
- a CDS encoding magnesium transporter → MSVLAVAREAYESALPALGASVVGGLLAGVVLGGMQAELRAVPGLLVLVPALLATRGNVYGSLGARLSTGLHQGLVEPRVDLGNRRLRGAMAAALANGLLASAVAAVAVFLILTALGDRVAPVTTLVAVSLVAGLLSGVVLTAVVVVVVFAGYRRGRDPDTLVGPVVTTTGDVVGVAFLLLAVRVVLGLGGGA, encoded by the coding sequence ATGAGCGTCCTCGCCGTCGCCCGGGAGGCGTACGAGTCGGCGCTGCCCGCGTTGGGGGCGAGCGTCGTCGGCGGCCTGCTCGCGGGCGTCGTGCTCGGCGGGATGCAGGCCGAACTCCGGGCGGTCCCCGGGCTGTTGGTGCTCGTGCCGGCGCTGCTCGCGACGCGGGGGAACGTCTACGGCAGCCTCGGCGCGCGGCTCTCGACCGGGCTCCACCAGGGGTTAGTCGAGCCCCGGGTCGACCTCGGCAACCGACGGCTTCGCGGTGCGATGGCGGCCGCGCTCGCGAACGGGCTCCTCGCGAGCGCCGTCGCCGCCGTCGCGGTGTTCCTGATCCTCACAGCGCTGGGCGATCGAGTGGCGCCGGTGACGACGCTCGTGGCGGTCAGCCTCGTCGCGGGGCTGCTCTCCGGCGTCGTGCTGACAGCGGTCGTGGTCGTCGTCGTGTTCGCGGGCTACCGCCGCGGGCGCGACCCGGACACGCTGGTCGGTCCCGTCGTGACGACGACGGGCGACGTGGTCGGCGTCGCGTTCCTGCTGCTCGCGGTGCGGGTCGTTCTCGGACTCGGGGGTGGGGCGTGA
- a CDS encoding magnesium transporter — protein sequence MTTDWTVRAITRAMLPVLLVMTMVEVGSGLVLGSFEAELYRYPTLLVLVPVTIGTAGNLGSVLASRLSTAFHLGTLEFSATDESLAGNAVATVALAVTLFPVVGAGAWGLQSLLGGARLAVGTVVWISLLSGVVLAVLAVVITLGATYVAYRYRLDPDDVVLPVVTNSCDVLGVVVLFAIVQLTL from the coding sequence GTGACGACCGACTGGACGGTTCGAGCGATCACGCGGGCGATGCTGCCCGTGCTGCTCGTGATGACGATGGTCGAGGTCGGCTCTGGACTGGTGCTCGGCTCGTTCGAGGCCGAGCTCTACCGGTACCCGACGCTGCTGGTGTTGGTTCCAGTGACCATCGGCACCGCGGGCAACCTCGGCAGCGTGCTCGCGTCGCGGCTCTCGACGGCGTTCCACCTCGGCACGCTCGAGTTCTCGGCGACCGACGAGTCGCTGGCGGGCAACGCGGTCGCGACCGTCGCGCTCGCGGTGACGCTGTTCCCCGTCGTCGGCGCGGGGGCGTGGGGGCTGCAGTCGCTACTCGGCGGGGCGCGGCTGGCCGTCGGCACCGTCGTCTGGATCTCGCTTCTCAGCGGCGTCGTACTCGCTGTGCTCGCGGTCGTGATCACGCTCGGCGCGACGTACGTGGCCTACCGCTACCGGCTCGACCCCGACGACGTGGTGCTCCCCGTCGTCACGAACAGCTGTGACGTGCTTGGCGTGGTGGTGCTGTTCGCGATCGTCCAGCTCACGCTGTAG
- a CDS encoding ATP synthase subunit A: protein MSQATDVAAEDRGQIESVSGPVVTAVDLDARMNDVVYVGGDELMGEVIEIEGNVTTIQVYEETSGVGPGEPVVNTGEPLTVDLGPGMLDSIYDGVQRPLDVLEEKMGSAFLDRGVDAPGIDMEKQWEFEPAVEPGDTVEPSDIVGEVPETQTIDHKVMVPPDYEGGTVESVEEGEFTVQEPVVTLENGEEIQMHQEWPVRESRPVEEKQTPTEPLISGQRILDGLFPLAKGGTAAIPGPFGSGKTVTQQSLAKFADADIVVYIGCGERGNEMTEVIDDFPELPDPQTGNPLMERTTLIANTSNMPVAARESCVYTGITIGEFYRDMGYDVALMADSTSRWAEAMREISSRLEEMPGEEGYPAYLAARLSQFYERAGYFENINGSEGSISVIGAVSPPGGDFSEPVTQNTLRIVKTFWALDSDLAERRHFPAINWDESYSLYKDQLDEWFEENVDAEWPERRQWAVDVLDEESELREIVQLVGEDALPDDQQLTLEVARYIREGWLQQNAFIEVDQYCPPEKTYKMLGAIKKFNDEAFEALDAGVPIDEITAIDAAPKLNRIATTPDDEVDEHVEELRDEIETQLRELY from the coding sequence ATGAGTCAGGCAACAGACGTCGCCGCGGAAGACCGCGGCCAGATCGAGAGCGTGAGTGGTCCGGTCGTGACCGCCGTCGACCTCGACGCCCGGATGAACGACGTCGTCTACGTGGGCGGCGACGAACTGATGGGTGAAGTCATCGAGATCGAGGGCAACGTCACGACGATCCAAGTGTACGAGGAGACCTCCGGGGTCGGCCCCGGCGAACCCGTCGTCAACACGGGCGAGCCGCTGACGGTCGACCTGGGTCCGGGGATGCTCGACTCCATCTACGACGGCGTCCAGCGTCCGCTGGACGTCCTCGAGGAGAAGATGGGGTCGGCATTCCTCGACCGTGGTGTCGACGCACCCGGCATCGACATGGAGAAGCAGTGGGAGTTCGAGCCCGCCGTCGAGCCGGGCGACACCGTCGAGCCCAGCGACATCGTCGGTGAGGTGCCCGAGACCCAGACCATCGACCACAAGGTCATGGTCCCGCCGGACTACGAGGGCGGCACCGTCGAGTCCGTCGAGGAAGGCGAGTTCACCGTGCAGGAGCCGGTAGTCACCCTGGAGAACGGTGAGGAGATCCAGATGCACCAGGAGTGGCCGGTCCGTGAGTCCCGGCCGGTCGAGGAGAAGCAGACCCCGACCGAGCCGCTGATCTCCGGCCAGCGCATCCTGGACGGCCTGTTCCCGCTCGCGAAGGGCGGGACGGCCGCGATCCCGGGCCCGTTCGGCTCCGGGAAGACGGTCACCCAGCAGAGCCTCGCGAAGTTCGCCGACGCCGACATCGTCGTCTACATCGGCTGTGGCGAGCGTGGCAACGAGATGACCGAAGTGATCGACGACTTCCCGGAGCTGCCCGACCCCCAGACCGGGAACCCGCTGATGGAGCGGACGACGCTGATCGCGAACACCTCGAACATGCCCGTAGCCGCACGGGAGTCCTGTGTGTACACCGGGATCACCATCGGGGAGTTCTACCGCGACATGGGGTACGACGTGGCGCTGATGGCCGACTCCACCTCGCGGTGGGCTGAGGCCATGCGCGAGATCTCCTCCCGACTGGAGGAGATGCCCGGCGAGGAGGGGTACCCGGCCTACCTGGCTGCCCGCCTCTCCCAGTTCTACGAGCGAGCCGGCTACTTCGAGAACATCAACGGCAGCGAGGGCTCGATCTCGGTGATCGGCGCCGTCTCGCCGCCCGGCGGTGACTTCTCGGAGCCGGTCACCCAGAACACGCTGCGTATCGTCAAGACGTTCTGGGCGCTGGACTCCGACCTGGCCGAGCGCCGGCACTTCCCGGCGATCAACTGGGACGAGTCCTACTCGCTGTACAAGGACCAGCTCGACGAGTGGTTCGAGGAGAACGTCGACGCCGAGTGGCCCGAGCGACGACAGTGGGCCGTCGACGTGCTGGACGAGGAGAGCGAGCTCCGCGAGATCGTCCAGCTGGTCGGGGAGGACGCCCTTCCGGACGACCAGCAGCTCACGCTCGAGGTCGCACGCTACATCCGCGAGGGGTGGCTCCAGCAGAACGCCTTCATCGAGGTGGACCAGTACTGTCCGCCCGAGAAGACGTACAAGATGCTGGGCGCGATCAAGAAGTTCAACGACGAGGCGTTCGAGGCGCTCGACGCGGGGGTCCCGATCGACGAGATCACCGCGATCGACGCCGCGCCGAAGCTCAACCGCATCGCGACCACTCCCGACGACGAGGTCGACGAACACGTCGAGGAGCTGCGAGACGAGATCGAGACCCAACTTCGCGAGCTCTACTGA
- a CDS encoding HPP family protein yields the protein MAFSVRAGGHAGLLLAVTGVAAVLTGRPFLFPSLGPSAYLLATAPDAAVSRPRNVLGGHAIGVVAGLLATTLLSPGVVVIDPLAPLSPATFRLAASAVVSVALTTGGMLATGSEHAPACATTLIVALGLLSTPTEGVIVLASVLVLVAADAVLPHATA from the coding sequence ATGGCGTTCTCGGTCAGAGCCGGCGGACACGCCGGCCTGCTGCTCGCGGTGACCGGCGTCGCCGCCGTGCTCACCGGCCGCCCGTTCCTCTTTCCGAGCCTGGGCCCCTCCGCGTACCTGTTAGCGACGGCGCCCGACGCCGCAGTCAGCCGGCCGCGGAACGTCCTCGGCGGGCACGCGATCGGCGTCGTCGCCGGCCTGCTCGCGACGACCCTGCTCTCGCCGGGGGTGGTGGTTATCGACCCCCTTGCGCCCCTGTCGCCCGCAACGTTCCGACTCGCCGCCAGCGCAGTCGTCTCGGTCGCATTGACGACTGGGGGGATGCTCGCGACCGGCTCCGAGCACGCGCCGGCGTGTGCGACGACGCTCATCGTCGCGCTCGGTCTGCTCTCGACGCCGACGGAGGGCGTCATCGTGCTCGCGTCGGTGCTGGTGCTGGTGGCCGCCGACGCGGTACTCCCGCACGCTACAGCGTGA
- a CDS encoding RNA-binding domain-containing protein: MIYSIDATIEVPVQATEVADRVEDAVSNLFPDAEFRREPDRFVAESHSLDAFSDVLHEQEILDTARREFFNGRDDEGFEFSLKKQPAFEGVVNFAVGSEDELGDIHVRVDVRDPDVASFIDHVAPPTEEGRPVDPDDR; encoded by the coding sequence ATGATCTACAGCATCGACGCCACGATCGAGGTCCCGGTACAGGCGACGGAGGTGGCCGATCGCGTCGAGGACGCCGTTTCCAACCTCTTCCCCGACGCGGAGTTCCGGCGCGAGCCCGACCGTTTCGTCGCCGAGAGCCACTCGCTCGACGCGTTCTCCGACGTGCTCCACGAACAGGAGATCCTCGACACCGCGCGCCGGGAGTTCTTCAACGGCCGCGACGACGAGGGGTTCGAGTTCTCCCTGAAGAAACAGCCCGCCTTCGAGGGCGTGGTCAACTTTGCGGTTGGGTCCGAGGACGAACTCGGCGACATCCACGTCCGCGTCGACGTGCGCGACCCCGACGTGGCGTCGTTCATCGACCACGTCGCCCCGCCGACGGAGGAGGGACGCCCGGTCGATCCCGACGACCGCTGA
- a CDS encoding V-type ATP synthase subunit F, protein MSQEIAVIGSPEFTTGFRLAGVRKFEDVPEEEKAERLDDAVESTIADDDVGIVVMHDDDLDHLSRGTREDVETSVEPTFVTLGGGAGSGGLRDQIKRAIGIDLMDDED, encoded by the coding sequence ATGAGCCAGGAGATCGCCGTGATCGGGAGCCCGGAGTTCACGACCGGGTTCCGCCTCGCCGGCGTCCGAAAGTTCGAGGACGTCCCCGAGGAGGAGAAAGCCGAGCGGCTCGACGACGCCGTCGAGTCGACGATCGCCGACGACGACGTCGGTATCGTCGTGATGCACGACGACGACCTCGACCACCTCTCGCGGGGGACCCGCGAGGACGTCGAGACCAGCGTCGAGCCGACGTTCGTGACGCTCGGCGGCGGCGCCGGCAGCGGCGGGCTGCGCGACCAGATCAAACGAGCCATCGGTATCGACCTGATGGACGACGAGGACTAA
- a CDS encoding V-type ATP synthase subunit B, with the protein MKEYQTITEISGPLVFAEVDESIGYDEMVEIETADGRELRGQVLESADDLVAIQVFEGTSGIDRNASVRFTGETLKMPVTEDLLGRVLDGSGTPIDGGPDIVPDERHDIVGEAINPVSREYPEEFIQTGVSAIDGMNTLVRGQKLPIFSASGLPHSELALQIARQATVPEEDEESEDGEGSEFAVVFGAMGITQEEANEFMADFERTGALERSVVFMNLADDPAVERTVTPRMALTTAEYLAFEKGYHVLTILTDMTNYCEALREIGAAREEVPGRRGYPGYMYTDLAQLYERAGRIDGRDGSVTQIPILTMPGEDDTHPIPDLTGYITEGQIVMDRDLDSKGLEPPVNVLPSLSRLMDDGIGEGLTREDHGDLKDQLFAAYAEGEDLRDLVNIVGREALSETDNKYLDFADRFESEFIDQGYQTNRDIGETLDIGWELISLLPKTELNRIGEDLIEEYYVEDASVDADTDSEEAPADD; encoded by the coding sequence ATGAAAGAGTACCAAACCATCACCGAGATTTCCGGCCCGCTCGTCTTCGCCGAGGTCGACGAGTCCATCGGGTACGACGAGATGGTGGAGATCGAGACCGCCGACGGACGAGAGCTCCGTGGGCAGGTGCTCGAGTCCGCCGACGACCTCGTCGCGATCCAGGTGTTCGAGGGCACGAGCGGTATCGACCGCAACGCGTCCGTGCGGTTCACGGGCGAGACGCTGAAGATGCCCGTCACCGAGGACCTGCTCGGGCGGGTGCTGGACGGGTCGGGCACGCCGATCGACGGCGGTCCCGACATCGTCCCCGACGAGCGCCACGACATCGTCGGCGAGGCGATCAACCCCGTCTCCCGGGAGTACCCCGAGGAGTTCATCCAGACCGGCGTCTCCGCCATCGACGGCATGAACACGCTGGTCCGCGGCCAGAAGCTGCCGATCTTCTCCGCGTCGGGGCTGCCCCACAGCGAGCTCGCACTCCAGATCGCCCGACAGGCGACCGTCCCCGAGGAAGACGAGGAGAGCGAGGACGGCGAGGGTTCGGAGTTCGCCGTGGTGTTCGGCGCCATGGGGATCACCCAGGAGGAGGCCAACGAGTTCATGGCCGACTTCGAACGCACCGGCGCGCTGGAGCGCTCGGTCGTGTTCATGAACCTCGCCGACGACCCGGCCGTCGAGCGGACGGTCACGCCGCGGATGGCGCTGACCACCGCCGAGTACCTCGCCTTCGAGAAGGGATACCACGTGCTGACGATCCTGACGGACATGACCAACTACTGCGAGGCGCTCCGAGAGATCGGCGCCGCGCGTGAGGAGGTCCCCGGCCGGCGTGGCTACCCCGGCTACATGTACACCGACCTGGCCCAGCTCTACGAGCGGGCCGGCCGTATCGACGGCCGCGATGGCTCGGTGACCCAGATCCCGATCCTCACCATGCCCGGCGAGGACGACACCCACCCGATCCCGGACCTGACCGGCTACATCACCGAGGGGCAGATCGTGATGGACCGGGACCTCGACAGCAAGGGTCTGGAGCCGCCCGTCAACGTCCTGCCCAGCCTCTCCCGGCTGATGGACGACGGTATCGGCGAGGGGCTCACCCGCGAGGACCACGGCGACCTCAAGGACCAGCTGTTCGCGGCGTACGCGGAGGGTGAGGACCTGCGCGACCTCGTGAACATCGTCGGTCGCGAGGCGCTGTCCGAAACCGACAACAAGTACCTCGACTTCGCCGACCGCTTCGAGTCGGAGTTCATCGATCAGGGGTATCAGACCAACCGCGACATCGGGGAGACCCTCGACATCGGTTGGGAGCTCATCTCGCTGCTCCCGAAGACGGAGCTCAACCGTATCGGCGAGGACCTGATCGAGGAGTACTACGTGGAGGACGCCTCCGTCGACGCCGACACCGACTCCGAGGAAGCACCCGCGGACGACTGA
- a CDS encoding signal recognition particle protein Srp54, with the protein MVLDNLGSSLRSTMDTLRGKSRLDEEDVQEIVKEIQRSLLQADVEVDLVMDLSSNIEERALNEEPPGGTSARDHILKIVYEEMVEVVGDSTEIPLESQTIMLSGLQGSGKTTTAAKIAWWFSKKGLRPAVIQTDTFRPGSYQQAKQMAENAEVAFYGDPDAEDPVKIARDGLEATSDADVHIVDTAGRHALESELIDEIEEIEREVDPDRNLLVLDAAIGQGAKEQAREFDDAIGVDGVTITKLDGTAKGGGALTAVNETDSSIAFLGTGETVQDIERFEPDGFISRLLGMGDLKQLSERVERAMEETGDEDEDWEPEDMLEGSFTLKDMQRQMDAMNKMGPLDQVMDMIPGMGGGMMDQLPDDAMDVTQDRMRNFEVIMDSMTDEELEDPRSIGAQQVKRIARGSGTDEETVQELLQQHKMMDKTLNQFQGMGDGDMQRMMKKMQGGDGGGGGLGGMGPFG; encoded by the coding sequence ATGGTACTCGACAATCTCGGGAGCTCCCTCCGGAGCACGATGGACACGCTCCGTGGGAAGTCCCGCCTGGACGAGGAGGACGTCCAGGAGATCGTGAAGGAGATCCAGCGCTCGCTGCTGCAGGCCGACGTCGAGGTCGACCTGGTGATGGATCTCTCCTCGAACATCGAGGAGCGCGCGCTCAACGAGGAGCCCCCCGGCGGCACCTCCGCACGCGACCACATCCTCAAGATCGTCTACGAGGAGATGGTCGAGGTCGTCGGCGACTCCACGGAGATCCCGCTGGAGTCCCAGACGATCATGCTCTCGGGGCTGCAGGGGTCGGGGAAGACGACGACCGCCGCCAAGATCGCGTGGTGGTTCTCGAAGAAGGGGCTCCGCCCGGCGGTCATCCAGACCGACACGTTCCGGCCCGGCTCCTACCAGCAGGCCAAGCAGATGGCCGAGAACGCGGAGGTGGCGTTCTACGGCGACCCCGACGCCGAGGACCCCGTGAAGATCGCCCGCGACGGGCTCGAAGCCACCAGCGACGCCGACGTCCACATCGTCGACACCGCGGGCCGACACGCACTGGAGTCCGAGCTCATCGACGAGATCGAGGAGATCGAACGTGAGGTCGACCCCGACCGGAACCTCCTGGTGCTCGACGCCGCCATCGGGCAGGGCGCCAAGGAGCAGGCCCGGGAGTTCGACGACGCCATCGGCGTCGACGGCGTGACGATCACGAAGCTCGACGGGACCGCCAAAGGTGGGGGTGCGCTGACCGCGGTCAACGAGACCGACTCCTCGATCGCGTTCCTCGGTACCGGCGAGACCGTCCAGGACATCGAGCGCTTCGAGCCCGACGGCTTCATCTCCCGGCTGCTCGGGATGGGCGACCTCAAGCAGCTCTCCGAGCGCGTCGAACGCGCGATGGAGGAGACCGGCGACGAGGACGAAGACTGGGAGCCCGAGGACATGCTGGAGGGGAGTTTCACTCTGAAGGACATGCAGCGCCAGATGGACGCGATGAACAAGATGGGGCCGCTCGATCAGGTGATGGACATGATCCCCGGGATGGGCGGCGGGATGATGGACCAGCTCCCCGACGACGCGATGGACGTGACCCAGGACCGGATGCGCAACTTCGAGGTCATCATGGACTCGATGACCGACGAGGAGCTCGAAGACCCCCGATCCATCGGCGCCCAGCAGGTCAAGCGCATCGCCCGCGGCTCGGGCACCGACGAGGAGACGGTGCAGGAGTTGCTCCAGCAGCACAAGATGATGGACAAGACCCTGAACCAGTTCCAGGGGATGGGCGACGGCGACATGCAGCGGATGATGAAGAAGATGCAGGGCGGCGACGGCGGCGGCGGTGGCCTCGGCGGCATGGGGCCGTTCGGATAA
- a CDS encoding nucleoside monophosphate kinase, giving the protein MRIIGTVGLPGSGKGEAAAVAREAGIPVVTMGDVIREETRRRGLDPSEHHGEIAQQLREEEGETAIADRCIPMVREAAERQDGESVVLVDGLRSMAEVERFVDAFGEDFLLLSIEAPFDLRAKRLGDRGREATDLDREKLREREERELGFGMGEVIDDADRTIHNDDSLERFREQVRAVLERGTTDVDDGAHQ; this is encoded by the coding sequence ATGCGAATCATCGGCACCGTCGGGCTGCCGGGCAGCGGCAAGGGCGAAGCCGCCGCGGTCGCCCGGGAGGCGGGCATCCCGGTCGTGACGATGGGCGACGTGATCCGGGAAGAGACACGGCGGCGCGGGCTCGACCCGAGCGAACACCACGGTGAGATCGCCCAGCAACTGCGCGAGGAGGAGGGCGAGACAGCCATCGCCGACCGCTGCATCCCGATGGTCCGGGAGGCCGCGGAGAGGCAGGACGGCGAGTCGGTCGTGCTCGTCGACGGCCTGCGCTCGATGGCCGAAGTGGAGCGGTTCGTCGACGCTTTCGGCGAGGACTTCCTGCTGCTCTCCATCGAGGCCCCCTTCGACCTACGCGCCAAGCGGCTGGGCGATCGCGGCCGGGAGGCGACCGACCTCGACCGCGAGAAGCTCCGGGAGCGCGAGGAGCGCGAGCTCGGCTTCGGGATGGGCGAGGTGATCGACGACGCCGACCGCACGATCCACAACGACGACAGCCTCGAACGCTTCCGCGAGCAGGTCCGTGCGGTGCTCGAACGCGGAACGACCGACGTCGACGACGGAGCCCACCAATGA
- the thsA gene encoding thermosome subunit alpha: MIVLSDESQRTSGKDAQEMNITAGKAVAESVRTTLGPKGMDKMLVDSSGGVVVTNDGVTILKEMDIDHPAANMIVEVSETQEEEVGDGTTTAVVVGGELLDQAEELVESDVHPTTIAQGYRQAAEKAKEILNEEAIEVTADDYDTLTKIAETAMTGKGAETAKDTLAELVVDAVLAVRDDTGIDTDNVSIEKVVGGSIENSELIEGVIVDKERVNENMPFAVEDANVALFDGAIEVKDTEIDTEVNVTDPDQLQQFMEQEEKQLREMVDHLVDVGADVVFVGDGIDDIAQHYMAQEGILAVRRAKNDDLKALARSTGATTVSALEDIEEEDLGFAGSVAQKDIGGDERIFVEDVEEARSVTLVLRGGTDHVVDELERAIDDSIGVVRTTLVDGQVLPGGGAPETELALQLRQFADSVGGREQLAVEAFADALEVIPRTLAENAGLDPIDSLVDLRASHDGGEFTTGLDAYTGDIIDMQEEGVVEPLRVKTQAVESATEAATMILRIDDVIAAGDLAGGQVGDDDGGDEMPPGGGGMGGMGGMGGMGGAM, translated from the coding sequence ATGATCGTACTTTCCGATGAGAGTCAGCGGACCTCCGGGAAGGACGCCCAGGAGATGAACATCACGGCCGGCAAGGCCGTCGCCGAGTCGGTCCGGACCACGCTCGGACCCAAAGGCATGGACAAGATGCTCGTCGACTCCTCGGGCGGCGTCGTCGTCACGAACGACGGCGTGACGATCCTGAAGGAGATGGACATCGACCACCCCGCGGCCAACATGATCGTCGAAGTCTCCGAGACACAGGAGGAGGAAGTCGGCGACGGCACCACGACCGCCGTCGTCGTCGGCGGCGAGCTCCTCGATCAGGCCGAGGAGCTGGTCGAGTCCGACGTTCACCCCACCACGATCGCGCAGGGGTACCGACAGGCCGCCGAGAAGGCCAAGGAGATCCTCAACGAGGAGGCCATCGAGGTCACCGCGGACGACTACGACACCCTGACGAAGATCGCCGAGACAGCGATGACCGGCAAGGGCGCCGAGACGGCCAAGGACACCCTGGCCGAACTCGTCGTCGACGCCGTGCTCGCGGTTCGTGACGACACCGGCATCGACACCGATAACGTCTCGATCGAGAAGGTCGTCGGCGGCTCCATCGAGAACTCCGAGCTCATCGAGGGCGTCATCGTCGACAAGGAGCGCGTCAACGAGAACATGCCCTTCGCCGTCGAGGACGCCAACGTCGCGCTGTTCGACGGCGCCATCGAGGTCAAGGATACCGAGATCGACACCGAGGTCAACGTCACCGACCCCGACCAGCTCCAGCAGTTCATGGAGCAGGAGGAGAAGCAGCTCCGCGAGATGGTCGATCACCTCGTCGACGTCGGCGCGGACGTGGTGTTCGTCGGCGACGGCATCGACGACATCGCCCAGCACTACATGGCTCAGGAGGGGATCCTCGCGGTCCGTCGTGCCAAGAACGACGACCTGAAGGCGCTGGCTCGCTCGACCGGTGCGACGACCGTTTCCGCCCTCGAGGACATCGAGGAGGAGGATCTCGGCTTCGCCGGTAGCGTCGCCCAGAAGGACATCGGCGGCGACGAGCGCATCTTCGTCGAGGACGTCGAGGAGGCCCGCTCGGTCACGCTGGTGCTCCGCGGCGGCACCGACCACGTGGTCGACGAGCTCGAGCGCGCTATCGACGACTCGATCGGCGTGGTCCGCACGACGCTGGTCGACGGGCAGGTGCTGCCCGGCGGCGGCGCCCCCGAGACCGAGCTCGCGCTCCAGCTCCGCCAGTTCGCCGACTCCGTCGGGGGGCGCGAGCAGCTGGCCGTCGAGGCCTTCGCCGACGCGCTGGAGGTCATCCCGCGCACCCTCGCCGAGAACGCGGGTCTCGACCCGATCGACTCGCTGGTCGACCTGCGCGCCAGCCACGACGGCGGCGAGTTCACCACGGGTCTCGACGCCTACACCGGCGACATCATCGACATGCAGGAGGAGGGCGTCGTCGAGCCCCTCCGAGTGAAGACGCAGGCAGTCGAATCCGCGACGGAGGCCGCCACGATGATCCTCCGCATCGACGACGTGATCGCCGCGGGCGACCTCGCGGGCGGTCAGGTCGGCGACGACGACGGCGGGGACGAGATGCCGCCGGGCGGCGGCGGCATGGGCGGCATGGGCGGTATGGGTGGCATGGGCGGCGCGATGTAA
- a CDS encoding MFS transporter: MELRRLARYDALVLTTLLWFMAKFVRYLFPPLFDPFQVAFGVSNTATGLAFSALMTVYALMQFPSGVVADRRGPVRVIAAGAVVAALGSLALVVPFPVPDLPVPVGPASTVPGEFLGVVGGMLLIGVGTGAHKTVAVRLLATVHEQRTGRALGVLDTVAAFGGVAAPLAVTYALPGWRGLFLASGLVVAALTVLFVRQTPRHLAGRGAVDNDGGIDGSLLGYLGLLRAPRVALFVGVTVAFAFGYNGVVAFLPSYLAADAGAGLGRAVGNTIYAALFVVALVQLGTGELTDRVGRLPMLFVTVVAAVAGAALLLSVRGVAAVGAAVVLFGVGAHGFRPVRSAYLMSLLPDDAAGGGLGVVRTVLMTAGAIAPGVTGFLIDTRGYDAAFAALGGSLVVALALLGLIALLSRER; encoded by the coding sequence ATGGAGCTTCGCCGCCTCGCGCGCTACGACGCGCTGGTTCTCACCACGCTGCTGTGGTTCATGGCGAAGTTCGTTCGCTACCTGTTCCCGCCGCTGTTCGACCCGTTCCAGGTCGCCTTCGGCGTCTCCAACACCGCGACCGGGCTGGCGTTCTCCGCGCTGATGACGGTGTACGCGCTGATGCAGTTCCCCTCGGGCGTCGTCGCCGACCGCCGGGGGCCGGTCCGGGTGATCGCCGCCGGCGCCGTCGTCGCCGCCCTCGGCTCGCTCGCGCTCGTCGTCCCCTTCCCGGTGCCCGACCTCCCGGTGCCGGTCGGCCCGGCATCGACCGTGCCGGGGGAGTTCCTCGGCGTCGTCGGCGGGATGCTCCTGATCGGCGTCGGGACGGGCGCGCACAAGACCGTCGCCGTCCGCCTGCTCGCGACGGTCCACGAGCAGCGGACGGGGCGGGCGCTGGGCGTACTCGACACCGTTGCGGCCTTCGGCGGCGTCGCGGCGCCGCTGGCGGTCACCTACGCGCTGCCGGGCTGGCGCGGGCTGTTCCTCGCGAGCGGGCTCGTCGTCGCCGCGCTGACCGTGCTGTTCGTCCGGCAGACGCCGCGACATCTGGCGGGGCGCGGCGCCGTCGACAACGACGGCGGGATCGACGGCTCGCTGCTGGGCTATCTCGGGCTGCTGCGGGCGCCACGCGTGGCGCTGTTCGTCGGCGTCACCGTCGCGTTCGCGTTCGGCTACAACGGGGTTGTGGCGTTCCTGCCGAGCTACCTCGCCGCGGACGCAGGGGCGGGGCTGGGACGCGCCGTCGGCAACACGATCTACGCCGCGCTGTTCGTCGTCGCGCTGGTCCAGTTGGGGACGGGCGAGCTCACCGACCGCGTGGGCCGGCTGCCGATGCTGTTCGTCACCGTCGTCGCCGCCGTCGCCGGCGCGGCGCTACTGCTCTCGGTCCGTGGCGTCGCCGCCGTCGGCGCCGCCGTCGTCCTGTTCGGGGTCGGCGCCCACGGCTTCCGCCCGGTGCGGAGCGCGTACCTGATGTCGCTGCTGCCCGACGACGCCGCCGGCGGCGGGCTGGGGGTCGTGCGGACGGTGCTGATGACCGCCGGCGCGATCGCGCCGGGCGTGACCGGCTTCCTGATCGACACGCGCGGGTACGACGCCGCGTTCGCGGCGCTCGGCGGGTCGCTCGTGGTCGCGCTCGCGCTGCTGGGGCTGATCGCGCTGTTGAGCCGCGAGAGGTAG